One genomic segment of Salvelinus namaycush isolate Seneca unplaced genomic scaffold, SaNama_1.0 Scaffold3310, whole genome shotgun sequence includes these proteins:
- the LOC120040174 gene encoding NEDD4-binding protein 3-A-like, with amino-acid sequence MATSVQTLPVTRNPSKTFRDPISTPNRPTALLDQFSMGSVGSLVERPDASPAKGSRAVPQVGPRQTNRLLKKGLNQRELLNYLNITRKEAKAGSGPGSSRKDIFSSMQSMKREHGHEEEHIKFYHKDRTEVDVSKNSLPIRGKYEK; translated from the exons ATGGCAACGTCAGTCCAAACCCTTCCTGTGACCCGCAACCCCAGCAAGACATTCCGTGATCCCATCTCGACCCCTAACCGGCCCACAGCCCTATTGGACCAGTTCAGTATGGGTAGTGTAGGCAGCCTAGTGGAGCGACCAGACGCATCCCCAGCTAAAGGCAGCCGGGCCGTGCCCCAGGTGGGACCCAGGCAGACCAACAGGTTATTAAAGAAAGGCTTAAACCAGAGAGAGTTGCTCAACTACCTCAACATCACCAG GAAAGAGGCCAAAGCGGGTAGCGGCCCAGGCAGCAGTAGGAAGGACATCTTCTCCAGCATGCAGTCCATGAAGAGAGAGCATGGACATGAGGAGGAACACATCAAGTTCTACCACAAAGACAGAACTGAGGTGGACGTGTCAAAGAACTCACTGCCCATTAGAGGGAAATATGAGAAG